A window of Paenibacillus antri contains these coding sequences:
- a CDS encoding DUF817 domain-containing protein, with product MERRLLHALQQLVRFGWQQALSCVFPVVIFASLALTKLIPLPWLPRYDWLLLICLAMQVWMLRSGLETRDELKVITVFHLIGLALELFKVHMGSWSYPEEGWTKVGGVPLYSGFMYASVASYLCQAWRRMNVDLVRWPSLWLVTPLAASIYLNFFTHHYWIDIRWWLSALVLILFWRTWVTFEVGRHRYRMPLSLSFVLIGFFIWIAENVATFFGAWEYPNQSDVWRLVHVGKVSSWLLLVIVSFLIVAALKQVKERRPGAEKDRWNSIRS from the coding sequence ATGGAAAGACGCTTATTGCATGCGCTACAGCAGCTTGTGCGCTTCGGCTGGCAGCAAGCGCTGTCTTGCGTGTTTCCCGTTGTCATCTTCGCTTCGCTGGCTCTGACGAAGCTGATCCCTCTTCCCTGGCTTCCCCGCTACGACTGGCTGCTGCTCATTTGTCTTGCCATGCAGGTATGGATGCTTCGCTCCGGACTTGAAACCCGGGACGAGCTGAAAGTGATCACCGTCTTCCACCTCATCGGCTTGGCTCTGGAACTGTTCAAAGTGCACATGGGATCTTGGTCGTACCCGGAAGAAGGCTGGACGAAGGTAGGCGGAGTCCCTTTGTACAGCGGATTTATGTATGCCAGCGTAGCCAGTTACCTGTGCCAGGCGTGGCGTCGCATGAATGTCGACCTTGTTCGTTGGCCTTCGCTCTGGCTGGTTACCCCGCTTGCGGCTTCCATCTACCTGAATTTCTTCACCCACCATTATTGGATCGACATTCGTTGGTGGTTGTCGGCTTTGGTGCTGATCTTGTTTTGGAGAACCTGGGTTACCTTCGAGGTCGGCCGTCATCGCTACCGCATGCCGCTGTCCCTCTCCTTCGTGCTGATCGGTTTCTTTATTTGGATTGCGGAGAACGTCGCAACCTTCTTCGGCGCATGGGAATACCCGAATCAATCCGACGTCTGGCGCCTCGTCCATGTCGGGAAGGTCAGTTCCTGGCTGCTGCTTGTCATCGTCAGCTTTCTGATCGTCGCCGCGTTGAAGCAAGTCAAAGAGCGGCGGCCTGGGGCGGAGAAGGATCGTTGGAACTCGATTCGAAGCTGA
- a CDS encoding MBL fold metallo-hydrolase yields MTKKQGIVPLFLEMDAGGRPFPVHATAIWDGEEATIVDTGIPGQLELLRAALEKEGIPFDNVVRILITHQDRDHIGSLPELVATGGGRIEVLCHEVGKPYLQGETPLVKSGTLATPVAVTRTFRDGDILPIAGGLRVVYTPGHTPDHTSFYHMPSRTLISGDALTAKDGVLMPFNPDFTPAREEALRSIEKLLDFKIDTVIAYHGGVCSGSIRERLLEIVRTASSA; encoded by the coding sequence GTGACGAAAAAACAAGGAATCGTCCCGTTGTTCCTCGAGATGGACGCGGGCGGCAGACCATTCCCGGTTCATGCAACGGCGATCTGGGACGGGGAGGAAGCGACGATCGTCGACACCGGTATTCCAGGACAGCTTGAGCTCTTACGAGCCGCGTTGGAGAAGGAAGGCATACCGTTCGACAACGTTGTCCGAATCCTGATCACGCATCAGGACCGCGACCATATCGGCAGCTTGCCGGAGCTCGTTGCCACAGGGGGCGGGCGCATCGAGGTGTTGTGCCACGAGGTCGGAAAGCCGTACCTCCAGGGGGAGACGCCGCTCGTGAAGAGCGGAACGCTCGCGACGCCCGTCGCGGTAACCCGCACGTTCCGAGACGGGGATATTCTGCCGATCGCGGGCGGCTTGCGTGTCGTATACACCCCGGGACATACGCCGGATCATACGAGCTTCTACCACATGCCGAGCCGTACGTTGATTTCCGGCGACGCGCTGACGGCCAAGGATGGCGTCCTTATGCCGTTTAATCCCGACTTTACACCGGCCCGGGAGGAAGCCTTGCGTTCGATCGAGAAGCTGCTGGATTTTAAGATCGATACGGTGATCGCTTACCATGGCGGGGTATGCAGCGGGAGCATTCGGGAACGGCTTCTTGAAATCGTGAGAACGGCGTCAAGCGCATAG
- a CDS encoding YdcF family protein, which translates to MPYPFDCISDFMFFETNIEKSDVIVIPGASHPQLAEKAAGLYHAGIAPYILPSGGATPHVKTTEWEFLRDVGLSLGVPPDAILKEDQATNTFENARFSLNALHQHGIQPKKVVLVCKNYHARRALLTYQFVFPRETGFYVSPVIDKTGTTRDNWYLSETRINYVMNELEKVGKYFRPAIYRVGSGS; encoded by the coding sequence TTGCCATATCCCTTTGACTGTATAAGCGATTTTATGTTTTTCGAAACGAACATAGAGAAGTCGGACGTCATCGTAATCCCGGGAGCAAGCCATCCGCAATTAGCCGAGAAGGCTGCGGGGTTGTACCACGCGGGGATCGCACCGTATATTTTGCCGTCGGGCGGCGCCACTCCACATGTAAAAACCACGGAATGGGAGTTCTTGCGAGATGTAGGATTGTCCCTAGGAGTTCCTCCGGATGCAATACTGAAAGAGGATCAAGCGACGAACACCTTCGAAAATGCGCGTTTCTCATTGAACGCGTTGCATCAACATGGAATACAGCCGAAAAAAGTTGTGTTGGTCTGTAAAAATTATCACGCGCGAAGGGCGCTCCTGACTTATCAATTCGTGTTTCCAAGAGAGACCGGTTTTTATGTTAGTCCTGTAATCGATAAAACAGGGACTACGAGAGACAACTGGTATCTTAGCGAAACAAGAATTAACTACGTAATGAACGAGCTGGAAAAGGTGGGGAAATACTTTAGACCCGCTATATACCGAGTTGGATCGGGCAGCTAA
- a CDS encoding ABC transporter permease, with the protein MAQLSVERESELKRRAARGGVLRRFAKQLDIQMMVLPGILLVLVFSYIPMYGVLMAFQDYSIFNGFLASPWVGLKHFRMFFESPEFYEVMRNTIVISLLKFFVGFPAPILLALMLNEVRNMAFKRIVQTVSYLPHFLSWVIVAGLVMSLLSVDNGSVNILMQKLNFIEEPINFLSIPNYFWTILVTTGLWKEIGFASIVYLAAIAGVDPSLYEAADMDGASKFKQIFLITLPSITPVVIIFMILAIGNLLSAGFDDILLLGVNPVLRDVADVIDTYVYRVGIQSSRFSYATAVGLFKAVISVGLLTMANYVARRSGHSLW; encoded by the coding sequence ATGGCACAGCTTTCGGTGGAACGAGAGAGCGAACTGAAGCGTCGAGCGGCCAGAGGCGGTGTGCTCCGGAGATTCGCGAAACAGCTGGATATCCAGATGATGGTGCTGCCAGGCATTCTGCTGGTTCTTGTATTTAGCTACATTCCGATGTACGGCGTGTTGATGGCGTTTCAGGATTACAGCATCTTTAACGGCTTCTTGGCGAGTCCTTGGGTCGGGTTGAAGCACTTCCGAATGTTCTTCGAATCGCCGGAGTTTTACGAGGTGATGCGGAACACGATCGTGATCAGTTTGCTTAAATTTTTCGTCGGTTTCCCGGCGCCGATCCTGCTGGCTCTTATGCTGAACGAGGTCCGCAACATGGCGTTCAAGCGGATCGTGCAGACGGTCAGCTACTTGCCGCACTTCCTGTCCTGGGTCATCGTGGCGGGTCTCGTCATGTCGCTTCTGTCCGTAGACAACGGAAGCGTGAACATCTTGATGCAGAAGCTTAATTTCATCGAGGAGCCGATTAACTTCCTCTCCATTCCGAATTACTTCTGGACGATCTTGGTGACGACAGGCTTGTGGAAGGAAATCGGGTTCGCGTCTATCGTATATCTGGCGGCGATCGCCGGAGTCGATCCAAGCCTCTACGAAGCGGCGGATATGGACGGAGCGAGCAAGTTCAAACAAATTTTCCTGATTACGCTGCCTTCGATCACCCCCGTCGTCATTATTTTCATGATCTTGGCGATCGGCAACCTGCTGAGTGCAGGATTCGACGATATCTTGCTCCTCGGCGTAAACCCGGTGCTTCGCGACGTCGCCGACGTCATCGATACTTACGTCTATCGGGTGGGGATCCAGAGTTCCAGGTTCTCCTACGCAACGGCCGTCGGATTGTTCAAAGCCGTCATCAGCGTCGGTTTGCTCACGATGGCGAACTATGTTGCGCGTAGATCCGGGCACAGCCTCTGGTAA
- a CDS encoding carbohydrate ABC transporter permease, whose translation MIRLGFGDRLMVITIYILLSILAFTTFYPFWNAAVISLNVGSDTAMGGVTFWPRAFTLENYAIVFNDARLLNGFWISILRTVVGTVGSIIVTAIFAYGLSRNDLMGRKFYMILCIVTMYFSGGLIPSFLLIRELGMMNSFWVFIIPSLVSVWNMIIFRTFFKELPAGLEESAKIDGCGNWGTLFRIVLPLSGPVIATLGLFTAVYHWNDWFLPSIYISNEHLLPIQTMLKQILNSNIVSEQVSQLDSAAQGQLAKMQTVTSKSLSMATMMVATLPIIMVYPFVQKYFVKGVLVGSLKG comes from the coding sequence ATGATACGCTTAGGTTTCGGAGATCGGCTCATGGTTATCACCATTTATATTTTGTTATCCATCCTCGCCTTCACGACGTTTTATCCGTTCTGGAACGCGGCGGTCATCTCGTTGAACGTCGGCTCCGACACGGCGATGGGCGGCGTGACGTTCTGGCCGAGAGCATTCACTCTAGAAAACTACGCCATCGTGTTTAACGATGCGCGGCTGTTGAACGGCTTCTGGATTTCGATCCTTCGAACGGTCGTCGGCACGGTCGGTTCCATTATCGTGACCGCCATTTTCGCTTACGGGCTCTCCCGCAACGACCTGATGGGCAGGAAGTTTTATATGATCTTATGCATCGTTACGATGTACTTCAGCGGCGGTCTCATCCCGTCCTTCCTGCTTATCCGGGAGCTCGGCATGATGAACTCGTTCTGGGTGTTCATTATCCCTTCGCTCGTCAGCGTGTGGAATATGATTATTTTCCGTACATTCTTTAAAGAGCTTCCGGCGGGGCTGGAGGAGTCGGCGAAAATCGACGGCTGCGGCAACTGGGGGACGCTGTTCCGCATCGTACTGCCGTTATCGGGACCGGTCATCGCGACCCTTGGACTGTTCACGGCGGTTTATCATTGGAACGACTGGTTCCTGCCGAGCATCTACATTTCTAACGAACACTTACTTCCGATTCAAACGATGCTGAAGCAAATCTTGAACTCCAACATCGTCTCGGAACAAGTGTCGCAGCTCGATTCGGCGGCTCAAGGACAGCTTGCGAAGATGCAAACCGTCACGAGCAAGTCGCTTTCGATGGCGACGATGATGGTCGCGACGCTTCCGATCATTATGGTGTACCCGTTCGTGCAGAAGTACTTCGTGAAGGGTGTTCTTGTCGGTTCGTTGAAGGGTTGA
- a CDS encoding extracellular solute-binding protein, which yields MTSTKKSLLTMFTAVFAAVAVLSACGSGSEESATEGQSEGNTETKTETKTENGASSDAAAGGVFQLGSEPLEFTFYGHYDWYTMPEWGGDDSTAWIKENKKVNVVPVHSGGNAKQKFNTMIASNDLPDVMWMDRGADVEKLRAAGMLVPYDDYLDKYPNLKEWLGEAGLNMLRSPDGKIYQFPNWYTNQPNGNAGYVVNKKIYEELGSPKLETTDDLYNYLLQVKEKFPDVVPFEPHLAKDGQGLDVLVSAFGENFVTAQIGQRAAVNGGELGSIFTNEVFREGTQYASKLFREKLMTQDALTQTVDQITEKIVTGRVAVFASASPTELGMKGHIELTKNDPNAGYFMIWPVAKPGLDQKKIFSGTYTQLGWNVSVITKAAEDPEKIFAFLDWYTGPEGQRVLMWGPEGKYWNGVEGDGTPKFTEAYVSDTAGLIDLQSKTVNLMWNGNTVYVDQSKAKYESTLPPEQRNWATNYQYEITWKTQANATEFINLSPAPDSEEGIIQQRVNDIFTEARAKALYAKSDAEVLAILDQADKDAQDAGHAKLLAYQTQKWQENVARMKGN from the coding sequence ATGACATCTACGAAGAAGTCGCTCTTGACGATGTTTACGGCCGTATTCGCGGCGGTCGCCGTGCTATCCGCATGCGGCAGCGGCAGCGAGGAAAGCGCGACGGAGGGTCAATCGGAAGGAAATACGGAAACGAAGACGGAAACGAAGACGGAAAACGGGGCGAGCTCGGATGCCGCGGCCGGCGGCGTCTTCCAGCTCGGCAGCGAGCCGTTGGAATTCACGTTCTACGGACATTATGACTGGTACACGATGCCGGAATGGGGCGGGGACGATTCCACGGCATGGATTAAAGAGAACAAGAAGGTCAATGTCGTTCCGGTTCACTCCGGCGGCAACGCGAAACAGAAGTTCAACACGATGATCGCCTCCAACGACCTGCCGGACGTCATGTGGATGGATCGCGGCGCGGACGTCGAGAAGCTTCGCGCGGCGGGCATGCTCGTACCGTACGACGACTACCTCGATAAATACCCGAACTTGAAGGAATGGCTCGGCGAGGCGGGGTTGAACATGCTGCGTTCCCCGGACGGTAAAATCTATCAGTTTCCGAACTGGTACACGAACCAGCCGAACGGCAACGCCGGTTACGTCGTCAACAAGAAGATTTACGAAGAGCTCGGTTCGCCGAAGCTGGAGACGACGGACGATCTGTACAACTACCTGCTTCAAGTGAAAGAGAAGTTCCCTGACGTCGTCCCGTTCGAGCCGCATCTGGCGAAGGACGGCCAAGGCCTTGACGTACTGGTTTCGGCCTTCGGCGAAAATTTCGTCACCGCCCAGATCGGCCAGCGCGCGGCGGTCAACGGCGGCGAGCTCGGTTCGATCTTCACGAATGAAGTGTTCCGCGAAGGCACGCAATACGCAAGCAAGCTGTTTCGCGAGAAGCTGATGACGCAGGACGCGCTTACGCAGACAGTAGACCAAATTACGGAGAAAATCGTAACCGGCCGCGTCGCGGTGTTCGCCTCGGCTTCCCCGACGGAGCTCGGTATGAAAGGCCACATCGAATTGACGAAGAACGACCCGAACGCGGGCTACTTCATGATCTGGCCGGTGGCGAAGCCGGGTCTCGACCAGAAGAAGATCTTCTCGGGTACGTATACGCAGCTCGGCTGGAACGTCAGCGTCATTACGAAAGCGGCGGAGGATCCGGAGAAAATCTTCGCGTTCCTCGACTGGTATACCGGTCCGGAAGGACAGCGCGTTCTGATGTGGGGGCCGGAAGGCAAGTATTGGAACGGCGTGGAAGGAGACGGCACGCCGAAGTTCACGGAAGCTTATGTCAGCGACACGGCCGGCCTCATCGACCTGCAGAGCAAGACGGTCAATCTCATGTGGAACGGGAACACGGTGTACGTCGACCAATCCAAGGCGAAGTACGAGAGCACGTTGCCGCCAGAGCAGCGGAACTGGGCGACGAACTATCAGTATGAAATTACATGGAAGACGCAAGCGAACGCGACGGAATTCATCAACCTGAGCCCGGCTCCGGATTCCGAGGAAGGCATCATCCAACAGCGCGTTAACGACATCTTCACCGAAGCCCGCGCCAAGGCGCTGTACGCGAAGAGCGATGCGGAAGTGCTCGCCATCCTCGATCAAGCGGATAAGGATGCGCAGGACGCAGGCCATGCCAAGCTGCTTGCTTACCAAACGCAAAAGTGGCAAGAAAACGTTGCAAGGATGAAAGGAAATTAA
- a CDS encoding response regulator transcription factor: MYKVLLADDEILDLEGMKTFIPWEELGLEVVGAVNSGFAAWEIIDRQKIDILVTDVRMPNMTGLELARKAIDRWDRLRVIFVSGYQDFNYLKQALTLNAYNYVLKPMDDQELIESLRKVCNDLDIEKARLETERAYKQMAPIVKNEYLIQILEGESDRETQDALGREYSMDGLRWPVRVAVFEIDDMTWKPEQTDRFLYSVLTLCQERGFGWVCKLSRQRVAVLIEEGGELTILDEWVARMKGMLPFSVTIGVGGEVSAMPELQRTYREALQALDFKMFKGKGRWIDYEDTRGTEREEVRNLDIQLDSLFSSMANYELVNIHDELEQLFRFAHGLKSKFSIQNFAMFLIMKLNDYLRSQNEDMFQLLELDLAKLDILLQFETIDDIHSWLRRRVFEISEKLHTKSRGKHWKLVQEIIEYVGARLHENVTLRDVADYFSFSPNYLGHLFKEETGKNFSDTIIALRMERAAVLLKDTNLKIYEVADKVGYRYLPYFSRQFKETYGMKPMEYRRKS, encoded by the coding sequence ATGTATAAAGTGCTTCTCGCCGACGATGAAATACTCGATTTAGAAGGGATGAAAACCTTTATTCCTTGGGAGGAACTCGGACTCGAAGTCGTCGGTGCGGTCAACAGCGGGTTTGCCGCATGGGAAATTATCGATCGACAAAAAATCGACATTCTCGTCACCGACGTCCGCATGCCGAACATGACGGGACTCGAGCTCGCGAGGAAGGCGATCGACAGGTGGGACCGTCTTCGCGTCATCTTCGTCAGCGGATATCAGGACTTTAATTATTTAAAGCAAGCGTTGACCTTGAACGCTTATAATTATGTGTTGAAGCCGATGGACGATCAAGAGCTGATCGAGTCGCTTCGGAAGGTGTGCAACGATCTCGATATCGAGAAGGCAAGGCTCGAAACCGAGCGGGCCTATAAGCAAATGGCGCCGATCGTCAAAAACGAATATTTGATTCAGATACTCGAGGGAGAATCGGACCGAGAGACGCAGGACGCGCTCGGCCGCGAGTATTCCATGGACGGACTTCGCTGGCCCGTTCGGGTAGCCGTCTTCGAGATCGACGATATGACCTGGAAGCCGGAGCAGACGGACCGTTTCCTCTACAGCGTCTTAACGTTATGCCAAGAGAGAGGATTCGGTTGGGTATGCAAGCTGTCGCGGCAACGAGTCGCGGTATTGATCGAGGAAGGGGGCGAGTTGACGATATTGGACGAATGGGTCGCTCGGATGAAGGGGATGCTGCCCTTCTCCGTCACGATCGGCGTAGGCGGCGAAGTGTCCGCCATGCCCGAACTGCAGCGGACCTATCGGGAAGCGTTGCAAGCGCTGGATTTTAAGATGTTCAAAGGCAAGGGAAGATGGATCGATTACGAGGATACTAGAGGAACCGAGCGCGAGGAAGTCAGAAACCTGGACATTCAATTGGATTCCCTGTTCTCTTCCATGGCGAACTACGAGCTTGTGAACATCCATGACGAATTGGAGCAATTGTTCCGGTTCGCGCACGGGTTAAAGTCGAAATTTTCGATCCAAAACTTCGCCATGTTCTTGATTATGAAACTAAACGATTATTTGCGCTCGCAAAATGAAGATATGTTTCAGTTGTTGGAGCTCGACTTGGCTAAACTCGACATTCTGCTGCAATTCGAGACGATCGACGACATCCACTCTTGGCTGCGCCGGCGGGTGTTCGAAATTTCGGAGAAGCTTCATACGAAATCGAGGGGCAAGCATTGGAAGCTCGTTCAAGAAATTATCGAATACGTGGGCGCGCGGCTGCACGAGAACGTCACGTTGCGCGATGTAGCCGACTACTTCTCGTTCTCGCCGAACTACCTCGGTCATCTGTTTAAGGAAGAGACGGGGAAAAACTTCAGCGACACGATTATCGCACTGCGGATGGAGAGAGCCGCCGTATTGCTGAAGGATACGAATCTCAAGATTTACGAGGTCGCCGACAAGGTAGGGTATCGGTACTTACCTTATTTTAGCCGCCAATTCAAAGAAACGTACGGGATGAAGCCGATGGAATATCGCCGCAAATCGTAA
- a CDS encoding cache domain-containing sensor histidine kinase, whose translation MQTEQKKRYLPFGYKLMLSYCILIIIPVLLVGYVANSVFVNSTRQQTRTNIQGTLQQMADNISYKMEDTERLTDMLYYDEALAGHLRHYEEGWVSYSATTNYLLPKFNSTIEATNRSIWMSVFLHNESLPEIYNTYDGNDPLTEKSRLLDIFHIRRITDRDWYRSFPSEVHGVTMEWRQIEDDETFRRISLLRRLVDVDDSASMREIGFIRISVRLSDLFESLDYRKIGEGTAITITAADGSILMSSGTTEEELDDARKNDASGPIVIEQRLPSQDWNIVALVPTGITERDTSKVRWLTLLICFVSFLVFSVLAMFLSRYFARRVGKIVSVLDSFQEGDFHKRIFFKGNDEFTHISGALNDMGQNIGDLIKEVYLTNIQKKEAELESLQAQINPHFLYNTLSSISRLAKFGETDKLQRMVRDLAKFYRLSLNEGRTVIPILSELDQAKAYVDIQKTKYGDRMNVFWDIDPAVVRYNTIKLVLQPFIENVLEHAWVGDRIHIRIAGTLEGDRIALKIIDDGVGIRPDRIRQIFDPSEGLNLGYGIRNVDQRIKLHYGNEYGVTMCSRSGIGTTVQIMIPALR comes from the coding sequence ATGCAGACGGAACAGAAGAAACGGTACTTGCCGTTCGGGTATAAATTGATGCTATCCTATTGCATATTGATTATCATCCCCGTCCTGCTCGTCGGTTACGTCGCGAATTCCGTATTCGTCAACTCGACCCGGCAGCAGACGCGAACGAATATCCAAGGCACTCTGCAGCAGATGGCGGATAATATCAGTTACAAGATGGAAGATACGGAACGGCTCACCGACATGCTCTATTACGACGAAGCGTTGGCCGGTCACCTCCGTCATTACGAGGAAGGGTGGGTAAGTTATTCGGCCACGACCAACTATTTGCTGCCGAAGTTCAACTCCACGATCGAAGCGACGAACCGGAGCATCTGGATGTCGGTGTTTCTTCATAACGAGTCGCTTCCTGAAATATACAATACTTACGACGGCAACGATCCGCTTACGGAGAAGAGCCGGCTGCTCGACATTTTCCATATAAGGCGAATTACCGATCGCGATTGGTATCGGTCGTTTCCGTCCGAGGTCCATGGCGTCACGATGGAGTGGCGCCAAATCGAAGACGACGAGACGTTCCGTCGGATCTCGTTGCTCCGTCGCCTCGTCGACGTCGACGACTCCGCGTCGATGCGGGAGATCGGGTTTATCCGCATCAGCGTCAGGCTCTCCGATTTGTTCGAGAGCTTGGACTACCGCAAAATCGGCGAAGGCACCGCGATTACGATTACCGCTGCGGACGGCAGCATCCTGATGTCCTCCGGAACGACGGAAGAGGAGCTCGACGATGCGCGGAAGAACGACGCAAGCGGCCCGATCGTCATCGAACAACGATTGCCGTCCCAAGATTGGAATATCGTAGCGCTTGTGCCTACGGGCATCACGGAGCGCGATACGAGCAAGGTTCGCTGGCTCACCTTGCTGATTTGTTTCGTCAGCTTTCTCGTTTTCTCGGTGCTGGCGATGTTTCTCTCTCGATATTTCGCAAGAAGGGTCGGCAAGATCGTCTCCGTGCTTGATTCGTTCCAGGAGGGCGACTTCCATAAGAGGATCTTCTTCAAGGGGAACGATGAGTTCACCCATATTTCCGGCGCGTTGAACGATATGGGCCAAAATATCGGCGATTTGATCAAGGAGGTTTATTTAACCAACATTCAGAAGAAGGAAGCCGAACTTGAGTCGCTGCAAGCGCAGATCAATCCGCATTTTCTCTATAACACGCTTTCGTCGATCAGCCGGCTGGCGAAGTTCGGCGAGACGGATAAGCTACAGCGCATGGTGAGGGACTTGGCGAAATTTTACCGGCTGTCGCTTAACGAGGGGAGGACGGTCATCCCGATTCTGAGCGAACTCGACCAGGCGAAGGCGTACGTCGATATCCAGAAGACGAAGTACGGGGATCGGATGAATGTGTTTTGGGATATCGATCCGGCCGTTGTTCGATACAATACGATCAAGTTGGTGCTGCAGCCGTTCATCGAAAACGTACTCGAACACGCCTGGGTCGGCGATCGCATTCACATCCGGATCGCGGGAACGCTGGAAGGCGACCGGATTGCGCTTAAGATTATTGACGACGGCGTAGGAATACGCCCGGATCGGATCCGGCAAATCTTCGATCCGTCAGAAGGGTTGAATCTCGGGTACGGCATCCGGAACGTGGATCAGCGAATCAAGCTGCATTACGGGAACGAATACGGCGTGACGATGTGCAGCCGATCGGGGATCGGCACCACGGTGCAAATCATGATTCCAGCGTTGCGGTAA